One window from the genome of Crateriforma spongiae encodes:
- a CDS encoding GxxExxY protein has product MNENEFGKVVVDCAFQVHKALGPGLLESVYEVALLHDIRKRGLNAERQVPIPVQYDGVQFEEGFRADIIVEGLVILELKSVESVHKVHKKQLLTYLRLADKRLGYLINFGEELIKDGISRVANGVDDWGTRRREAAKDGRS; this is encoded by the coding sequence ACGAAAACGAATTTGGAAAAGTAGTCGTCGATTGTGCATTTCAAGTCCACAAGGCACTCGGACCAGGTCTGCTGGAGTCGGTCTACGAAGTGGCATTGCTTCACGACATACGCAAACGCGGACTGAATGCCGAGAGGCAGGTTCCGATTCCAGTTCAATACGACGGAGTTCAGTTTGAGGAAGGATTCCGAGCTGACATCATCGTCGAAGGACTCGTCATTCTCGAACTGAAGTCTGTTGAATCCGTTCACAAAGTCCACAAGAAGCAACTGCTCACTTACCTTCGTCTCGCCGATAAACGCCTCGGGTATCTCATCAACTTTGGTGAGGAGCTAATCAAAGACGGTATTTCACGAGTTGCAAATGGCGTGGATGACTGGGGCACGCGAAGACGCGAAGCCGCTAAGGATGGAAGGTCATGA
- a CDS encoding restriction endonuclease subunit S domain-containing protein, producing MTKNLRDLAPSRENFTHRTEQKRIVSKVSVLLSQLDELSARLRCRQSTTDALLTALIHQILEGTK from the coding sequence ATGACTAAGAATCTTCGCGACTTAGCGCCTTCGCGTGAGAACTTCACTCATCGCACCGAACAAAAGCGGATCGTGTCGAAGGTGTCGGTCCTTTTGTCGCAGCTCGACGAGTTGTCCGCGCGATTGCGCTGCCGCCAGTCCACCACCGACGCCCTCCTCACCGCCCTCATCCATCAAATCTTGGAGGGCACCAAGTGA
- a CDS encoding redox-sensing transcriptional repressor Rex gives MNDAANDSCDDDPSPEVLRQIAADLPRAAVGRLSLYHRELHRVLAGGTTSINSREMGKLVDVSPAVVRRDLSSLGSVGRRGVGYDVADLADRIGMLLGSGVRWKVILVGVGSLGDALLRYRGFDQLGFHLAVAFDIDPAKIGRKLGGIRVADFNMLEGVCASIQPDLGILAVPVDAAPEVASKLVGVGVTGILNFTPMTIKLPSSVAVINVDLARELQRLAFAVHANR, from the coding sequence ATGAATGATGCGGCCAACGATTCATGCGACGACGATCCGTCACCCGAAGTCCTCCGGCAGATCGCCGCCGATCTGCCACGCGCCGCCGTCGGACGCCTGTCCCTGTACCACCGCGAATTGCACCGCGTCCTGGCCGGTGGAACGACGTCGATCAACAGCCGCGAAATGGGCAAACTGGTCGACGTTTCGCCCGCGGTCGTTCGACGTGACCTCAGTTCACTGGGCAGCGTGGGCCGCCGCGGGGTGGGTTACGACGTTGCCGATTTGGCCGATCGCATCGGCATGTTGCTGGGCAGCGGCGTCCGGTGGAAGGTCATCCTGGTGGGCGTCGGATCGCTGGGCGACGCCCTGCTGCGATACCGCGGCTTCGACCAATTGGGGTTTCACCTGGCGGTCGCCTTCGACATCGATCCGGCGAAAATCGGCCGCAAGCTGGGCGGGATCCGGGTCGCCGACTTCAACATGCTCGAAGGCGTGTGCGCGTCGATCCAGCCCGATCTGGGAATCCTGGCGGTCCCCGTCGATGCCGCCCCGGAGGTCGCGTCGAAATTGGTGGGTGTCGGAGTCACCGGCATCTTGAATTTCACGCCGATGACGATCAAATTGCCGTCGTCGGTGGCGGTGATCAACGTCGACCTGGCCCGCGAACTGCAACGACTGGCCTTCGCCGTTCACGCCAATCGATGA
- a CDS encoding DUF1573 domain-containing protein, producing MNCGPFTCLLSVAAAAVVFTSQAAANWTDQAFQVKSHNFGTVAVGAKTEFRFPIYNPLNQPIHIQTVRASCGCTTPIVETPYIEPGQSGSILARFNTPTFRGKKGATLTVVIDKPYYTEVRLRVDGYIRSDMVFHPGEIDFGMINRGDSVDQSTRVLYAGRGDWQIVDVRSSQPWIQASKEEVKRSGGSVEYKINVAIREDAPIGFFQNEVVVTTNDRSMPRVPLIVSGRVDAALTIAPQSLALGQLKIGQAVEERLVIRGQEPFTIDAIECEGWDIAFEPITQAKKMHIFTVKFTPTESATSQKQTVVIKTGGDKPVTAKAMLTADVQ from the coding sequence ATGAATTGCGGGCCTTTCACCTGTCTACTTTCCGTCGCCGCGGCGGCCGTCGTTTTCACCAGCCAAGCCGCCGCCAATTGGACGGACCAAGCATTTCAGGTGAAATCGCACAACTTCGGGACCGTCGCCGTCGGGGCGAAGACCGAATTTCGGTTTCCGATTTACAACCCGCTGAACCAGCCGATCCATATTCAAACGGTTCGTGCCAGCTGTGGTTGCACCACGCCGATCGTCGAGACGCCGTACATCGAACCCGGTCAATCGGGATCCATCTTGGCTCGGTTCAATACGCCGACCTTCCGTGGAAAGAAAGGTGCCACGCTGACGGTCGTGATTGACAAACCGTATTACACCGAAGTCCGTTTGCGTGTGGACGGTTACATCCGCAGCGATATGGTCTTCCACCCGGGCGAAATCGATTTCGGCATGATCAACCGTGGTGATTCGGTGGACCAGTCGACTCGCGTTCTGTACGCCGGACGTGGCGATTGGCAAATCGTCGACGTCCGCAGCAGCCAGCCGTGGATCCAAGCCAGCAAAGAAGAAGTCAAACGCAGCGGCGGATCGGTCGAATACAAAATCAACGTCGCGATTCGCGAAGACGCACCGATCGGGTTCTTCCAAAACGAAGTCGTTGTGACGACGAACGACCGTTCCATGCCGCGAGTCCCGCTGATCGTCAGCGGACGTGTCGACGCCGCGTTGACGATCGCCCCGCAGTCATTGGCGCTGGGACAACTGAAGATCGGTCAAGCCGTTGAGGAACGTTTGGTGATCCGCGGCCAGGAACCATTCACGATCGACGCGATCGAATGTGAAGGATGGGACATCGCTTTCGAACCCATCACGCAAGCCAAGAAGATGCACATCTTCACGGTCAAGTTCACCCCAACCGAATCTGCGACGTCTCAAAAACAGACGGTTGTTATCAAAACCGGTGGTGACAAACCGGTGACCGCCAAGGCGATGTTGACTGCCGACGTTCAATAA
- a CDS encoding PIG-L family deacetylase, whose protein sequence is MGGTIAKMIDAGMRVGVLDLTSGEPTPHGSDSIRQAETASATEALRLTWRGNAGLTNRKLQATLEARELLASFFRMLRPRWLFAPYWMDAHPDHVAATELVEAARFWAKLSKTDMPGDRFHPERVYYYFCIHLRLAVQPSWIVDISDHWDQKIASVMAYESQFITGRPTEPPTMIDRVRDDAAYWGKLINRRYGEPFATKEPLAIDSLRDLI, encoded by the coding sequence ATGGGCGGGACCATCGCCAAGATGATTGATGCCGGCATGCGTGTCGGCGTGTTGGATTTGACCTCCGGCGAACCCACCCCGCACGGCAGCGATTCGATCCGTCAAGCCGAAACCGCGTCAGCCACCGAAGCCCTTCGTTTGACGTGGCGTGGCAATGCCGGCCTGACCAATCGAAAACTGCAAGCCACCCTGGAAGCCCGCGAATTGTTGGCCAGTTTCTTTCGGATGCTGCGGCCGCGATGGCTGTTCGCACCCTATTGGATGGACGCACATCCGGACCATGTCGCGGCAACAGAACTGGTTGAAGCGGCAAGGTTTTGGGCAAAGCTAAGCAAGACGGACATGCCCGGCGATCGGTTCCATCCCGAACGAGTCTATTACTACTTCTGTATCCACCTGCGATTGGCAGTTCAACCCAGCTGGATTGTTGACATCAGCGACCACTGGGACCAAAAGATCGCCTCGGTGATGGCGTACGAGAGCCAATTCATCACCGGACGGCCGACCGAACCACCGACAATGATCGATCGCGTCCGCGACGATGCGGCGTACTGGGGCAAACTGATCAATCGTCGATACGGCGAACCGTTTGCAACCAAGGAACCATTGGCGATCGATTCGCTGCGCGATTTGATCTGA
- a CDS encoding outer membrane protein assembly factor BamB family protein, translating into MNDVSNAPQATSTPDATAGRLIVIGLAVLAVTAGLIYWFYTRAHETDFQQSLIHSLIAGGIGGLAGLVMIQIGLRRLGYRPVLPAVLGTGLLLAIACLRFEGFSGEMVPTFAWRWSGTGRIQPMQSDPKGTSAADAPIQSMDEDEAIDSVPDHLIARFPQFLGPHRNGVLPQRSFAIPTSVGEVDQLWKIGVGSGWASFAVSDGLAVTLEQRDRQEWVTAYELISGDLIWKVTTDAYHFNALGGEGPRSTPTIVGDKVYTQGASGRVHCIDLHRGDVHWSVDLLELAGWDQAASESEIEWGRSGSPLIVDNLCVLPYGADESSDDANQRSLIALNADTGDVVWKSGDAQISYASAQLIQFAPNGAPDSRQIVIVNEASITGHAVSDGTVLWSFPWDGDSSGGANCASVIPVGQDRFLIGKGYGGGSALVQLSYTGNAWSADEIWASSRLVKTKFNHAAIDGDIACGISNGMLECVDLTEPDRRWVQPRRDRCGQGQLLLCQDVLIVQTEPGAISLCEANPREFVELLRLPALESKTWNIPTVAGRYLLVRNDRHAICFRFPELAPESTDDATTDSRDP; encoded by the coding sequence ATGAACGATGTATCCAATGCCCCCCAGGCGACGTCCACCCCGGACGCGACGGCCGGTCGCCTGATCGTGATCGGTCTGGCCGTCTTGGCGGTCACCGCGGGGTTGATCTACTGGTTCTACACCCGTGCACACGAAACGGATTTTCAACAATCGTTGATCCACTCTCTGATCGCCGGCGGCATCGGTGGATTGGCCGGATTGGTGATGATCCAGATTGGTTTGCGACGCCTTGGATACCGACCGGTGTTGCCGGCGGTTTTGGGGACCGGCCTGTTGCTGGCGATCGCCTGTCTGCGTTTCGAAGGCTTCAGCGGTGAAATGGTCCCCACCTTTGCCTGGCGATGGTCGGGAACCGGCCGCATCCAACCGATGCAATCCGATCCCAAAGGCACCTCGGCCGCGGACGCGCCGATCCAGTCGATGGACGAAGACGAAGCGATCGATTCGGTGCCTGACCATTTGATCGCCCGATTCCCACAGTTTCTCGGCCCCCATCGAAACGGCGTTCTGCCCCAACGTTCATTCGCGATCCCCACCTCGGTCGGCGAAGTCGATCAGCTTTGGAAAATCGGCGTGGGAAGCGGCTGGGCCTCCTTTGCCGTTTCCGACGGGCTCGCCGTGACGTTGGAACAACGCGACCGGCAAGAATGGGTCACCGCTTACGAATTGATTTCCGGCGATCTGATTTGGAAAGTCACCACTGACGCGTATCACTTCAACGCGCTTGGCGGCGAAGGCCCACGCAGCACCCCAACGATCGTCGGCGATAAGGTTTACACCCAGGGGGCCAGCGGACGTGTCCACTGCATCGACCTACACCGTGGCGATGTCCACTGGTCGGTCGACTTATTGGAACTGGCCGGCTGGGATCAAGCCGCATCGGAATCCGAAATCGAATGGGGACGCTCCGGTTCACCTTTGATCGTCGACAACCTTTGCGTGCTGCCCTACGGTGCCGATGAATCGTCCGACGATGCAAACCAGCGCAGCCTGATCGCATTGAATGCCGACACCGGCGACGTGGTTTGGAAATCGGGTGACGCTCAAATCAGCTACGCATCCGCCCAGCTGATCCAGTTTGCGCCCAATGGTGCACCCGATTCGCGACAGATTGTGATCGTCAACGAGGCGTCCATCACCGGGCATGCGGTTTCCGACGGCACGGTCCTGTGGTCGTTCCCGTGGGACGGCGATTCATCGGGCGGTGCCAACTGTGCCTCGGTCATTCCCGTCGGTCAGGATCGCTTCTTGATCGGCAAAGGCTACGGTGGCGGCAGCGCACTGGTGCAGTTGTCGTACACCGGCAATGCATGGTCGGCGGATGAAATCTGGGCCAGCTCTCGACTGGTGAAAACCAAATTCAATCATGCGGCAATCGACGGCGACATCGCCTGTGGCATCAGCAACGGCATGTTGGAATGTGTCGATTTGACCGAGCCTGATCGACGCTGGGTCCAGCCGCGGCGCGATCGATGCGGCCAGGGTCAACTGTTGCTGTGCCAGGATGTGCTGATCGTGCAAACCGAACCCGGTGCCATCAGTCTGTGCGAGGCCAACCCGAGGGAGTTTGTCGAACTTTTGCGTTTGCCAGCCTTGGAATCCAAGACATGGAACATCCCCACCGTGGCCGGACGATACCTGCTCGTTCGCAACGACCGTCACGCCATCTGTTTTCGGTTTCCAGAACTTGCACCCGAGTCCACAGACGACGCCACCACCGATTCTAGGGATCCATGA
- a CDS encoding metallophosphoesterase encodes MISHWTQHPLTQNRPLPARVSFISDLHLFSSRCVADQHAHAIRQAVRWSQVCVWGGDLFDFRWSRVGSTHQTIDAAIEWLDQWCVEFPDHMFVYLRGNHDAHQPFEDRIATWSDSRSNLANGLDAMRIADTLFVHGDVIEKQGTQESFEKYRHKWSRKRPAGNLHNRAYDAAIAFRLHWATAKMVHPIDRTCRRLLHWMRHQHPTDGRGVDRIVFGHTHQRIDGREVGGVRFYNGGAAIRHVGFLPVRIVMDPHPR; translated from the coding sequence ATGATTAGCCACTGGACACAGCATCCGCTGACCCAGAATCGGCCGCTGCCGGCACGCGTCAGCTTTATCTCGGATCTGCATTTGTTCAGTTCCCGCTGTGTCGCCGATCAACATGCCCATGCCATCCGACAAGCGGTCCGGTGGAGTCAGGTGTGTGTGTGGGGCGGCGACTTGTTCGATTTTCGCTGGAGCCGCGTCGGTTCGACGCACCAAACCATTGATGCGGCCATCGAGTGGTTGGACCAGTGGTGCGTTGAATTCCCGGATCACATGTTCGTGTATCTGCGGGGCAACCATGACGCCCACCAACCGTTTGAAGATCGCATCGCCACGTGGTCCGATTCACGATCGAATTTGGCCAACGGGCTGGACGCGATGCGGATTGCCGACACCCTGTTTGTTCACGGCGACGTGATCGAAAAACAGGGTACCCAAGAATCGTTTGAAAAGTATCGGCACAAGTGGAGCCGCAAGCGGCCGGCCGGGAATTTGCACAATCGAGCCTACGATGCGGCGATCGCGTTTCGGTTGCACTGGGCGACCGCCAAGATGGTGCATCCGATCGACCGAACGTGCCGGCGATTGTTGCATTGGATGCGACATCAACATCCGACCGACGGACGCGGAGTCGACCGAATCGTGTTTGGCCACACGCACCAACGGATCGATGGTCGCGAGGTCGGCGGAGTGCGTTTTTACAACGGCGGCGCCGCCATCCGACACGTCGGATTCTTGCCGGTACGAATCGTGATGGATCCGCACCCGAGGTGA
- a CDS encoding 2-oxo acid dehydrogenase subunit E2 codes for MTEVKLPELGDGIESGDVLEIFVSVGDVINAGDDIVEMETDKATVPVPASVGGKVTKISISEGDTVPIGAVLLEVEEAAGASGGGDSAPSQPEAAQPEAKEPEPAAPATPEPAAAPEPEPTPQPPAAATPPAPAQPAAPAQQPAAQPPAAAPPSTPAPAAPVQPPVAAPVAPPSGAVIAAGPAIRRFAREVGVDLSRVQGSGEGGRITRDDVLAVVRATSGAARQQAAAPTAAAAPAAPSASPTSPTPAGTADVDDFGPIRVERMSKIRKTIAAQMHNSWTTAPRVTNFDDADVTDLERLRSSSKEDYAAQGLKLTTMPFLIKAVATALRHHPVINAVVDEENGQVIYKDYVNVGIAVDTDRGLVVPVMHNADQMGVPEITRNLAEMAGQVRSGQFAVNDLRGGTFTISNLGAIGGQFSTPIINVPEVAILLVGRSRKLPVVMPDETIQPRLMMPLSLSYDHRLVDGAAAARFLNDVIAYLEAPSRLLLAL; via the coding sequence ATGACCGAAGTCAAACTTCCCGAGTTGGGTGACGGCATCGAATCCGGCGATGTCCTTGAAATCTTTGTCAGCGTCGGCGACGTCATCAACGCCGGCGACGACATCGTCGAAATGGAAACCGACAAAGCCACCGTTCCGGTCCCGGCATCGGTCGGCGGCAAGGTGACCAAGATCTCGATCAGCGAAGGCGACACGGTGCCGATCGGCGCCGTCTTGCTGGAAGTCGAAGAAGCCGCCGGTGCCAGCGGCGGTGGCGATTCGGCCCCCAGCCAACCGGAAGCCGCCCAACCAGAAGCCAAGGAACCAGAACCCGCCGCTCCGGCGACGCCTGAACCCGCGGCAGCGCCCGAACCGGAACCCACACCACAACCGCCGGCCGCGGCGACTCCGCCTGCTCCGGCACAACCTGCTGCACCAGCGCAACAACCCGCTGCCCAGCCACCAGCGGCCGCGCCGCCGTCCACTCCCGCGCCGGCTGCTCCGGTGCAACCGCCTGTCGCTGCACCGGTCGCCCCGCCATCGGGCGCCGTCATCGCCGCTGGTCCGGCAATCCGACGCTTCGCACGCGAAGTCGGTGTGGATCTGTCGCGTGTCCAGGGTTCCGGCGAAGGCGGACGCATCACCCGTGACGACGTCTTGGCCGTCGTGCGTGCGACCAGTGGCGCGGCACGTCAACAAGCCGCCGCTCCCACCGCTGCGGCGGCCCCCGCGGCCCCGTCGGCAAGCCCCACTTCGCCCACCCCGGCAGGTACCGCCGACGTGGATGACTTTGGGCCGATCCGTGTGGAACGGATGAGCAAGATCCGTAAGACGATCGCCGCTCAAATGCACAACTCTTGGACCACCGCGCCTCGCGTGACCAACTTCGACGACGCCGACGTCACCGACTTGGAACGGTTGCGATCCAGCAGCAAAGAAGATTACGCGGCACAGGGTCTGAAACTGACCACGATGCCGTTCTTGATCAAAGCCGTCGCGACCGCGTTGCGTCACCATCCGGTTATCAACGCCGTGGTCGACGAAGAAAACGGCCAAGTCATCTACAAGGATTACGTCAACGTCGGCATCGCGGTGGACACCGATCGCGGGTTGGTCGTGCCGGTGATGCACAACGCCGATCAAATGGGCGTGCCGGAAATCACACGCAACCTGGCTGAAATGGCCGGCCAAGTCCGCAGCGGCCAGTTCGCCGTCAACGATTTGCGTGGCGGCACATTCACGATCAGCAACTTGGGCGCGATCGGCGGTCAATTCAGTACGCCGATCATCAACGTTCCCGAAGTCGCGATTCTGCTGGTGGGCCGCAGTCGCAAGCTGCCGGTCGTCATGCCCGATGAAACGATCCAGCCTCGCTTGATGATGCCGCTTAGCCTGTCGTACGACCACCGCTTGGTCGACGGTGCCGCGGCGGCACGTTTCTTGAACGACGTGATCGCGTACCTGGAAGCCCCCAGTCGTTTGCTGCTGGCGCTGTAG